One segment of Prionailurus bengalensis isolate Pbe53 chromosome E3, Fcat_Pben_1.1_paternal_pri, whole genome shotgun sequence DNA contains the following:
- the ATXN2L gene encoding ataxin-2-like protein isoform X8 produces the protein MLKPQPPQQTSQPQQPPPTQQAVARRPPGGTSPPNGGLPGPLASTSAPPGPPAAATPCLGPAAAAGSGLRRGAEGILAPQPPPPQQHQERPGAAAIGSARGQSTGKGPPQSPVFEGVYSNSRMLHFLTAVVGSTCDVKVKNGTTYEGIFKTLSSKFELAVDAVHRKASEPAGGPCREDIVDTMVFKPSDVMLVHFRNVDFNYATKDKFTDSAIAMNSKVNGEHKEKVLQRWEGGDSNSDDYDLESDMSNGWDPNEMFKFNEENYGVKTTYDSSLSSYTVPLEKDNSEEFRQRELRAAQLAREIESSPQYRLRIAMENDDGRTEEEKHSAVQRQGSGRESPSLASREGKYIPLPQRVREGPRGGVRCSSSRGGRPGLSSLPPRGPHHLDNSSPSPGSETRGINGGPSRMSPKAQRPLRGGAKTVSSPSSRPSGEASVPPPPAVGRMYPPRSPKSAAPAPISASCPEPPIGSAVPTSSASIPVTSSVVDPGVGSISPASPKISLAPTDVKELPAKEPGRTLESQELSRIAGKVPGLQNEQKRFQLEELRKFGAQFKLQSSSSPETSLDPFPPRILKEEAKGKEKEVDGLLTSEPMGSPVSSKTESVSDKEDKAPLPPAGATEGPEQPPPPCPSQTGSPPVGLIKGDDKDEGPVAEQVKKSTLNPNAKEFNPTKPLLSVNKSTSTPTSPGPRTHSTPSIPVLTAGQSGLYSPQYISYIPQIHMGPAVQAPQMYPYPVSNSVPGQQGKYRGAKGSLPPQRSDQHQPASAPPMMQAAAAAGPPLVAATPYSSYIPYTPQQFPGQPAMMQPMAHYPSQPVFAPMLQSNPRMLTSGSHPQAIVSSSTPQYPSAEQPTPQALYATVHQSYPHHATQLHAHQPQPATTPTGSQPQSQHAAPSPVQHQAGQAPHLGSGQPQQNLYHPGALTGTPPSLPPGPSAQSPQSSFPQPAAVYAIHAHQQLPHGFTNMAHVTQAHVQTGITAAPPPHPGAPHPPQVMLLHPPQSHGGPPQGAVPQSGVPALSASTPSPYPYIGHPQGEQPGQAPGFPGGADDRIPPLPPPGELKIVLAAT, from the exons ATGTTGAAGCCTCAGCCGCCACAACAGacctcccagccccagcagccGCCCCCCACGCAACAGGCCGTGGCCCGCCGGCCTCCCGGGGGCACCAGCCCTCCCAACGGCGGCCTCCCGGGGCCCCTGGCCTCCACCTCGGCTCCCCCAGGGCCTCCCGCGGCCGCTACTCCCTGCTTGGGGCCTGCAGCAGCCGCCGGGAGCGGGCTCCGCCGGGGAGCCGAGGGCATTTTggcgccgcagccgccgccgccgcagcaaCATCAGGAAAGGCCAGGGGCAGCGGCTATCGGCAGCGCCAG GGGACAAAGCACAGGAAAGGGCCCCCCACAGTCACCG GTGTTCGAGGGTGTTTACAGCAATTCCAGAATGCTGCATTTTCTTACAGCTGTTGTG GGCTCCACTTGTGATGTGAAGGTGAAGAATGGTACCACGTATGAAGGTATCTTCAAGACTCTGAGCTCAAAG TTTGAACTAGCCGTGGATGCTGTACACCGGAAAGCATCTGAGCCAGCAGGTGGCCCTTGTCGGGAAGACATTGTGGATACCATGGTGTTTAAACCAAGTGATGTCATGCTTGTCCACTTCCGAAATGTTGACTTCAATTATGCTACTAAAG ACAAGTTTACGGATTCAGCCATTGCCATGAACTCAAAAGTGAATGGGGAGCACAAAGAGAAGGTGCTTCAGCGCTGGGAAGGGGGTGACAGCAACAGTGATGACTATGACCTCGAGTCTGACATG TCCAACGGATGGGACCCCAATGAAATGTTCAAGTTCAACGAGGAGAACTATGGTGTGAAGACCACCTATGATAGCAGTCTTTCTTCTTATAC GGTGCCCTTGGAGAAGGACAACTCGGAAGAGTTTCGTCAGCGGGAGCTGCGTGCGGCCCAATTGGCTCGAGAGATTGAATCAAGCCCCCAGTACCGCCTGCGGATCGCCATGGAGAACGATGATGGGCGCACTGAGGAAGAGAAGCACAGTGCAGTCCAACGGCAGGGTTCAGGGCGGGAGAGCCCCAGCCTGGCATCCAG GGAGGGAAAGTATATCCCTCTACCCCAACGAGTTCGGGAAGGTCCCCGGGGAGGAGTTCGATGCAGTAGTTCCCGGGGTGGCCGCCCTGGCCTTAGCTCTTTGCCACCTCGTGGCCCTCACCATCTTGACAATAGCAGCCCCAGCCCAGGTTCTGAGACACGTGGTATCAATGGAG gccctTCCCGCATGTCCCCTAAGGCACAGCGGCCTCTGAGAGGTGGTGCCAAGACTGTGTCTTCACCCAGCAGTAGGCCCTCTGGAGAAGCTTCTGTTCCACCTCCTCCTGCAG tGGGCCGGATGTATCCCCCACGCTCTCCCAAGTCGGCTGCCCCTGCCCCAATCTCGGCTTCCTGTCCTGAGCCCCCCATTGGCTCAGCAGTACCAACCTCTTCAGCTTCCATCCCTGTGACATCATCAGTTGTGGATCCTGGAGTAGGCTCCATTTCCCCAGCTTCTCCAAAGATCTCATTGGCCCCCACAGATG TAAAAGAACTTCCAGCCAAGGAACCTGGGAGAACTCTGGAATCCCAGGAGCTGTCCCGGATAGCTGGGAAAG TCCCTGGCCTTCAGAATGAACAGAAACGCTTTCAACTGGAAGAATTGAGAAAGTTTGGGGCCCAGTTTAAG CTGCAGTCCAGTAGCTCCCCTGAGACCAGCCTGGATCCTTTTCCTCCCCGGATCTTAAAGGAGGAggccaaagggaaagagaaggaggttGATGGTCTATTGACTTCAGAGCCAATGGGGTCCCCAGTCTCCTCCAAGACAGAGTCCGTATCGGATAAGGAGGACAAAGCACCCCTGCCGCCGGCAGGAGCCACCGAGGGGCCAGAGCAGCCCCCGCCACCTTGCCCAAGCCAGACTGGCAGCCCCCCGGTGGGCCTCATCAAGGGAGACGACAAGGATGAGGGCCCTGTTGCCGA ACAAGTGAAGAAGTCCACGCTGAACCCCAATGCCAAGGAATTTAATCCCACAAAGCCTCTGCTGTCTGTG AATAAATCCACCAGTACCCCGACTTCTCCGGGGCCCCGGACTCACTCAACTCCTTCCATCCCGGTGCTCACAGCAGGCCAGAGTGGGCTCTATAGCCCCCAGTACATTTCCTACATACCTCAGATCCACATGGGACCAGCTGTTCAG GCACCTCAGATGTATCCATATCCTGTATCCAATTCCGTGCCTGGACAGCAGGGCAAGTACCGGGGAGCAAAAG gcTCCCTGCCCCCGCAGCGCTCGGACCAACACCAGCCAGCCTCAGCCCCTCCGATGATgcaggccgccgccgccgctggcCCCCCTCTTGTGGCTGCCACACCGTACTCTTCCTACATCCCCTACACCCCGCAGCAGTTCCCGGGCCAGCCTGCCATGATGCAGCCAATGGCCCACTACCCCTCACAG CCGGTGTTCGCCCCCATGCTTCAGAGCAACCCACGCATGCTGACGTCGGGGAGCCATCCCCAGGCCATTGTGTCCTCCTCCACCCCTCAGTACCCTTCTGCAGAGCAGCCCACCCCCCAAGCCCTGTATG CCACCGTTCACCAGTCCTATCCACACCATGCTACGCAGCTCCATGCCCACCAGCCGCAGCCGGCCACCACGCCTACTGGGAGCCAGCCGCAGTCCCAGCATGCGGCCCCCAGTCCCGTCCAG CACCAGGCGGGGCAGGCCCCACACCTGGGCAGTGGACAGCCACAGCAGAATCTgtaccacccaggggccctgacaGGCACGCCGCCTTCTCTGCCACCGGGACCTTCTGCCCAGTCCCCTCAGAGCAGCTTCCCCCAGCCAGCCGCTGTGTATGCCATCCATGCCCACCAGCAGCTGCCCCACGGCTTCACCAACATGGCCCATGTTACCCAG GCCCATGTCCAAACTGGAATCACAgcagccccgccccctcacccTGGGGCTCCCCACCcgccccaggtgatgctgctgcacCCACCCCAGAGCCATGGGGGCCCCCCCCAAGGCGCGGTGCCCCAGAGTGGGGTGCCTGCACTCTCAGCTTCCACACCCTCACCCTACCCCTACATCGGACACCCCCAAGGTGAGCAGCCTGGCCAGGCGCCTGGATTTCCAGGAGGAGCCGATGACAGGATTC CTCCCCTTCCACCCCCCGGGGAACTGAAGATTGTCCTGGCCGCGACCTGA
- the ATXN2L gene encoding ataxin-2-like protein isoform X7 produces MLKPQPPQQTSQPQQPPPTQQAVARRPPGGTSPPNGGLPGPLASTSAPPGPPAAATPCLGPAAAAGSGLRRGAEGILAPQPPPPQQHQERPGAAAIGSARGQSTGKGPPQSPVFEGVYSNSRMLHFLTAVVGSTCDVKVKNGTTYEGIFKTLSSKFELAVDAVHRKASEPAGGPCREDIVDTMVFKPSDVMLVHFRNVDFNYATKDKFTDSAIAMNSKVNGEHKEKVLQRWEGGDSNSDDYDLESDMSNGWDPNEMFKFNEENYGVKTTYDSSLSSYTVPLEKDNSEEFRQRELRAAQLAREIESSPQYRLRIAMENDDGRTEEEKHSAVQRQGSGRESPSLASREGKYIPLPQRVREGPRGGVRCSSSRGGRPGLSSLPPRGPHHLDNSSPSPGSETRGINGGPSRMSPKAQRPLRGGAKTVSSPSSRPSGEASVPPPPAVGRMYPPRSPKSAAPAPISASCPEPPIGSAVPTSSASIPVTSSVVDPGVGSISPASPKISLAPTDVKELPAKEPGRTLESQELSRIAGKVPGLQNEQKRFQLEELRKFGAQFKLQSSSSPETSLDPFPPRILKEEAKGKEKEVDGLLTSEPMGSPVSSKTESVSDKEDKAPLPPAGATEGPEQPPPPCPSQTGSPPVGLIKGDDKDEGPVAEQVKKSTLNPNAKEFNPTKPLLSVNKSTSTPTSPGPRTHSTPSIPVLTAGQSGLYSPQYISYIPQIHMGPAVQAPQMYPYPVSNSVPGQQGKYRGAKGSLPPQRSDQHQPASAPPMMQAAAAAGPPLVAATPYSSYIPYTPQQFPGQPAMMQPMAHYPSQPVFAPMLQSNPRMLTSGSHPQAIVSSSTPQYPSAEQPTPQALYATVHQSYPHHATQLHAHQPQPATTPTGSQPQSQHAAPSPVQHQAGQAPHLGSGQPQQNLYHPGALTGTPPSLPPGPSAQSPQSSFPQPAAVYAIHAHQQLPHGFTNMAHVTQAHVQTGITAAPPPHPGAPHPPQVMLLHPPQSHGGPPQGAVPQSGVPALSASTPSPYPYIGHPQGEQPGQAPGFPGGADDRILQSHPSQQLPFHPPGN; encoded by the exons ATGTTGAAGCCTCAGCCGCCACAACAGacctcccagccccagcagccGCCCCCCACGCAACAGGCCGTGGCCCGCCGGCCTCCCGGGGGCACCAGCCCTCCCAACGGCGGCCTCCCGGGGCCCCTGGCCTCCACCTCGGCTCCCCCAGGGCCTCCCGCGGCCGCTACTCCCTGCTTGGGGCCTGCAGCAGCCGCCGGGAGCGGGCTCCGCCGGGGAGCCGAGGGCATTTTggcgccgcagccgccgccgccgcagcaaCATCAGGAAAGGCCAGGGGCAGCGGCTATCGGCAGCGCCAG GGGACAAAGCACAGGAAAGGGCCCCCCACAGTCACCG GTGTTCGAGGGTGTTTACAGCAATTCCAGAATGCTGCATTTTCTTACAGCTGTTGTG GGCTCCACTTGTGATGTGAAGGTGAAGAATGGTACCACGTATGAAGGTATCTTCAAGACTCTGAGCTCAAAG TTTGAACTAGCCGTGGATGCTGTACACCGGAAAGCATCTGAGCCAGCAGGTGGCCCTTGTCGGGAAGACATTGTGGATACCATGGTGTTTAAACCAAGTGATGTCATGCTTGTCCACTTCCGAAATGTTGACTTCAATTATGCTACTAAAG ACAAGTTTACGGATTCAGCCATTGCCATGAACTCAAAAGTGAATGGGGAGCACAAAGAGAAGGTGCTTCAGCGCTGGGAAGGGGGTGACAGCAACAGTGATGACTATGACCTCGAGTCTGACATG TCCAACGGATGGGACCCCAATGAAATGTTCAAGTTCAACGAGGAGAACTATGGTGTGAAGACCACCTATGATAGCAGTCTTTCTTCTTATAC GGTGCCCTTGGAGAAGGACAACTCGGAAGAGTTTCGTCAGCGGGAGCTGCGTGCGGCCCAATTGGCTCGAGAGATTGAATCAAGCCCCCAGTACCGCCTGCGGATCGCCATGGAGAACGATGATGGGCGCACTGAGGAAGAGAAGCACAGTGCAGTCCAACGGCAGGGTTCAGGGCGGGAGAGCCCCAGCCTGGCATCCAG GGAGGGAAAGTATATCCCTCTACCCCAACGAGTTCGGGAAGGTCCCCGGGGAGGAGTTCGATGCAGTAGTTCCCGGGGTGGCCGCCCTGGCCTTAGCTCTTTGCCACCTCGTGGCCCTCACCATCTTGACAATAGCAGCCCCAGCCCAGGTTCTGAGACACGTGGTATCAATGGAG gccctTCCCGCATGTCCCCTAAGGCACAGCGGCCTCTGAGAGGTGGTGCCAAGACTGTGTCTTCACCCAGCAGTAGGCCCTCTGGAGAAGCTTCTGTTCCACCTCCTCCTGCAG tGGGCCGGATGTATCCCCCACGCTCTCCCAAGTCGGCTGCCCCTGCCCCAATCTCGGCTTCCTGTCCTGAGCCCCCCATTGGCTCAGCAGTACCAACCTCTTCAGCTTCCATCCCTGTGACATCATCAGTTGTGGATCCTGGAGTAGGCTCCATTTCCCCAGCTTCTCCAAAGATCTCATTGGCCCCCACAGATG TAAAAGAACTTCCAGCCAAGGAACCTGGGAGAACTCTGGAATCCCAGGAGCTGTCCCGGATAGCTGGGAAAG TCCCTGGCCTTCAGAATGAACAGAAACGCTTTCAACTGGAAGAATTGAGAAAGTTTGGGGCCCAGTTTAAG CTGCAGTCCAGTAGCTCCCCTGAGACCAGCCTGGATCCTTTTCCTCCCCGGATCTTAAAGGAGGAggccaaagggaaagagaaggaggttGATGGTCTATTGACTTCAGAGCCAATGGGGTCCCCAGTCTCCTCCAAGACAGAGTCCGTATCGGATAAGGAGGACAAAGCACCCCTGCCGCCGGCAGGAGCCACCGAGGGGCCAGAGCAGCCCCCGCCACCTTGCCCAAGCCAGACTGGCAGCCCCCCGGTGGGCCTCATCAAGGGAGACGACAAGGATGAGGGCCCTGTTGCCGA ACAAGTGAAGAAGTCCACGCTGAACCCCAATGCCAAGGAATTTAATCCCACAAAGCCTCTGCTGTCTGTG AATAAATCCACCAGTACCCCGACTTCTCCGGGGCCCCGGACTCACTCAACTCCTTCCATCCCGGTGCTCACAGCAGGCCAGAGTGGGCTCTATAGCCCCCAGTACATTTCCTACATACCTCAGATCCACATGGGACCAGCTGTTCAG GCACCTCAGATGTATCCATATCCTGTATCCAATTCCGTGCCTGGACAGCAGGGCAAGTACCGGGGAGCAAAAG gcTCCCTGCCCCCGCAGCGCTCGGACCAACACCAGCCAGCCTCAGCCCCTCCGATGATgcaggccgccgccgccgctggcCCCCCTCTTGTGGCTGCCACACCGTACTCTTCCTACATCCCCTACACCCCGCAGCAGTTCCCGGGCCAGCCTGCCATGATGCAGCCAATGGCCCACTACCCCTCACAG CCGGTGTTCGCCCCCATGCTTCAGAGCAACCCACGCATGCTGACGTCGGGGAGCCATCCCCAGGCCATTGTGTCCTCCTCCACCCCTCAGTACCCTTCTGCAGAGCAGCCCACCCCCCAAGCCCTGTATG CCACCGTTCACCAGTCCTATCCACACCATGCTACGCAGCTCCATGCCCACCAGCCGCAGCCGGCCACCACGCCTACTGGGAGCCAGCCGCAGTCCCAGCATGCGGCCCCCAGTCCCGTCCAG CACCAGGCGGGGCAGGCCCCACACCTGGGCAGTGGACAGCCACAGCAGAATCTgtaccacccaggggccctgacaGGCACGCCGCCTTCTCTGCCACCGGGACCTTCTGCCCAGTCCCCTCAGAGCAGCTTCCCCCAGCCAGCCGCTGTGTATGCCATCCATGCCCACCAGCAGCTGCCCCACGGCTTCACCAACATGGCCCATGTTACCCAG GCCCATGTCCAAACTGGAATCACAgcagccccgccccctcacccTGGGGCTCCCCACCcgccccaggtgatgctgctgcacCCACCCCAGAGCCATGGGGGCCCCCCCCAAGGCGCGGTGCCCCAGAGTGGGGTGCCTGCACTCTCAGCTTCCACACCCTCACCCTACCCCTACATCGGACACCCCCAAGGTGAGCAGCCTGGCCAGGCGCCTGGATTTCCAGGAGGAGCCGATGACAGGATTC TTCAATCTCATCCCTCCCAGCAGCTCCCCTTCCACCCCCCGGGGAACTGA
- the ATXN2L gene encoding ataxin-2-like protein isoform X11, whose amino-acid sequence MLKPQPPQQTSQPQQPPPTQQAVARRPPGGTSPPNGGLPGPLASTSAPPGPPAAATPCLGPAAAAGSGLRRGAEGILAPQPPPPQQHQERPGAAAIGSARGQSTGKGPPQSPVFEGVYSNSRMLHFLTAVVGSTCDVKVKNGTTYEGIFKTLSSKFELAVDAVHRKASEPAGGPCREDIVDTMVFKPSDVMLVHFRNVDFNYATKDKFTDSAIAMNSKVNGEHKEKVLQRWEGGDSNSDDYDLESDMSNGWDPNEMFKFNEENYGVKTTYDSSLSSYTVPLEKDNSEEFRQRELRAAQLAREIESSPQYRLRIAMENDDGRTEEEKHSAVQRQGSGRESPSLASREGKYIPLPQRVREGPRGGVRCSSSRGGRPGLSSLPPRGPHHLDNSSPSPGSETRGINGGPSRMSPKAQRPLRGGAKTVSSPSSRPSGEASVPPPPAAFPFLPVGRMYPPRSPKSAAPAPISASCPEPPIGSAVPTSSASIPVTSSVVDPGVGSISPASPKISLAPTDVKELPAKEPGRTLESQELSRIAGKVPGLQNEQKRFQLEELRKFGAQFKLQSSSSPETSLDPFPPRILKEEAKGKEKEVDGLLTSEPMGSPVSSKTESVSDKEDKAPLPPAGATEGPEQPPPPCPSQTGSPPVGLIKGDDKDEGPVAEQVKKSTLNPNAKEFNPTKPLLSVNKSTSTPTSPGPRTHSTPSIPVLTAGQSGLYSPQYISYIPQIHMGPAVQAPQMYPYPVSNSVPGQQGKYRGAKGSLPPQRSDQHQPASAPPMMQAAAAAGPPLVAATPYSSYIPYTPQQFPGQPAMMQPMAHYPSQPVFAPMLQSNPRMLTSGSHPQAIVSSSTPQYPSAEQPTPQALYATVHQSYPHHATQLHAHQPQPATTPTGSQPQSQHAAPSPVQHQAGQAPHLGSGQPQQNLYHPGALTGTPPSLPPGPSAQSPQSSFPQPAAVYAIHAHQQLPHGFTNMAHVTQAHVQTGITAAPPPHPGAPHPPQVMLLHPPQSHGGPPQGAVPQSGVPALSASTPSPYPYIGHPQAPLPPPGELKIVLAAT is encoded by the exons ATGTTGAAGCCTCAGCCGCCACAACAGacctcccagccccagcagccGCCCCCCACGCAACAGGCCGTGGCCCGCCGGCCTCCCGGGGGCACCAGCCCTCCCAACGGCGGCCTCCCGGGGCCCCTGGCCTCCACCTCGGCTCCCCCAGGGCCTCCCGCGGCCGCTACTCCCTGCTTGGGGCCTGCAGCAGCCGCCGGGAGCGGGCTCCGCCGGGGAGCCGAGGGCATTTTggcgccgcagccgccgccgccgcagcaaCATCAGGAAAGGCCAGGGGCAGCGGCTATCGGCAGCGCCAG GGGACAAAGCACAGGAAAGGGCCCCCCACAGTCACCG GTGTTCGAGGGTGTTTACAGCAATTCCAGAATGCTGCATTTTCTTACAGCTGTTGTG GGCTCCACTTGTGATGTGAAGGTGAAGAATGGTACCACGTATGAAGGTATCTTCAAGACTCTGAGCTCAAAG TTTGAACTAGCCGTGGATGCTGTACACCGGAAAGCATCTGAGCCAGCAGGTGGCCCTTGTCGGGAAGACATTGTGGATACCATGGTGTTTAAACCAAGTGATGTCATGCTTGTCCACTTCCGAAATGTTGACTTCAATTATGCTACTAAAG ACAAGTTTACGGATTCAGCCATTGCCATGAACTCAAAAGTGAATGGGGAGCACAAAGAGAAGGTGCTTCAGCGCTGGGAAGGGGGTGACAGCAACAGTGATGACTATGACCTCGAGTCTGACATG TCCAACGGATGGGACCCCAATGAAATGTTCAAGTTCAACGAGGAGAACTATGGTGTGAAGACCACCTATGATAGCAGTCTTTCTTCTTATAC GGTGCCCTTGGAGAAGGACAACTCGGAAGAGTTTCGTCAGCGGGAGCTGCGTGCGGCCCAATTGGCTCGAGAGATTGAATCAAGCCCCCAGTACCGCCTGCGGATCGCCATGGAGAACGATGATGGGCGCACTGAGGAAGAGAAGCACAGTGCAGTCCAACGGCAGGGTTCAGGGCGGGAGAGCCCCAGCCTGGCATCCAG GGAGGGAAAGTATATCCCTCTACCCCAACGAGTTCGGGAAGGTCCCCGGGGAGGAGTTCGATGCAGTAGTTCCCGGGGTGGCCGCCCTGGCCTTAGCTCTTTGCCACCTCGTGGCCCTCACCATCTTGACAATAGCAGCCCCAGCCCAGGTTCTGAGACACGTGGTATCAATGGAG gccctTCCCGCATGTCCCCTAAGGCACAGCGGCCTCTGAGAGGTGGTGCCAAGACTGTGTCTTCACCCAGCAGTAGGCCCTCTGGAGAAGCTTCTGTTCCACCTCCTCCTGCAG ctttcccttttcttccagtGGGCCGGATGTATCCCCCACGCTCTCCCAAGTCGGCTGCCCCTGCCCCAATCTCGGCTTCCTGTCCTGAGCCCCCCATTGGCTCAGCAGTACCAACCTCTTCAGCTTCCATCCCTGTGACATCATCAGTTGTGGATCCTGGAGTAGGCTCCATTTCCCCAGCTTCTCCAAAGATCTCATTGGCCCCCACAGATG TAAAAGAACTTCCAGCCAAGGAACCTGGGAGAACTCTGGAATCCCAGGAGCTGTCCCGGATAGCTGGGAAAG TCCCTGGCCTTCAGAATGAACAGAAACGCTTTCAACTGGAAGAATTGAGAAAGTTTGGGGCCCAGTTTAAG CTGCAGTCCAGTAGCTCCCCTGAGACCAGCCTGGATCCTTTTCCTCCCCGGATCTTAAAGGAGGAggccaaagggaaagagaaggaggttGATGGTCTATTGACTTCAGAGCCAATGGGGTCCCCAGTCTCCTCCAAGACAGAGTCCGTATCGGATAAGGAGGACAAAGCACCCCTGCCGCCGGCAGGAGCCACCGAGGGGCCAGAGCAGCCCCCGCCACCTTGCCCAAGCCAGACTGGCAGCCCCCCGGTGGGCCTCATCAAGGGAGACGACAAGGATGAGGGCCCTGTTGCCGA ACAAGTGAAGAAGTCCACGCTGAACCCCAATGCCAAGGAATTTAATCCCACAAAGCCTCTGCTGTCTGTG AATAAATCCACCAGTACCCCGACTTCTCCGGGGCCCCGGACTCACTCAACTCCTTCCATCCCGGTGCTCACAGCAGGCCAGAGTGGGCTCTATAGCCCCCAGTACATTTCCTACATACCTCAGATCCACATGGGACCAGCTGTTCAG GCACCTCAGATGTATCCATATCCTGTATCCAATTCCGTGCCTGGACAGCAGGGCAAGTACCGGGGAGCAAAAG gcTCCCTGCCCCCGCAGCGCTCGGACCAACACCAGCCAGCCTCAGCCCCTCCGATGATgcaggccgccgccgccgctggcCCCCCTCTTGTGGCTGCCACACCGTACTCTTCCTACATCCCCTACACCCCGCAGCAGTTCCCGGGCCAGCCTGCCATGATGCAGCCAATGGCCCACTACCCCTCACAG CCGGTGTTCGCCCCCATGCTTCAGAGCAACCCACGCATGCTGACGTCGGGGAGCCATCCCCAGGCCATTGTGTCCTCCTCCACCCCTCAGTACCCTTCTGCAGAGCAGCCCACCCCCCAAGCCCTGTATG CCACCGTTCACCAGTCCTATCCACACCATGCTACGCAGCTCCATGCCCACCAGCCGCAGCCGGCCACCACGCCTACTGGGAGCCAGCCGCAGTCCCAGCATGCGGCCCCCAGTCCCGTCCAG CACCAGGCGGGGCAGGCCCCACACCTGGGCAGTGGACAGCCACAGCAGAATCTgtaccacccaggggccctgacaGGCACGCCGCCTTCTCTGCCACCGGGACCTTCTGCCCAGTCCCCTCAGAGCAGCTTCCCCCAGCCAGCCGCTGTGTATGCCATCCATGCCCACCAGCAGCTGCCCCACGGCTTCACCAACATGGCCCATGTTACCCAG GCCCATGTCCAAACTGGAATCACAgcagccccgccccctcacccTGGGGCTCCCCACCcgccccaggtgatgctgctgcacCCACCCCAGAGCCATGGGGGCCCCCCCCAAGGCGCGGTGCCCCAGAGTGGGGTGCCTGCACTCTCAGCTTCCACACCCTCACCCTACCCCTACATCGGACACCCCCAAG CTCCCCTTCCACCCCCCGGGGAACTGAAGATTGTCCTGGCCGCGACCTGA